The DNA window TCTGGACCTTACGCGAATCTTTGCCGGCCCATATTGTTCAATGCTTTTTGCTGATATGGGAGCTGAAGTCATAAAGATCGAGCCCCCGGAAGGGGAATTGATCCGGGACAATCCCCCTCTGGTAAAAGAGGGGGAAGGAGGGCCCCATGATCGCAGCCGGAGCGGCTATTTTTTGACTCTCAACCGGAATAAATATGGAATCACGTTGAACCTGAAACACCCCAAAGCTCTGGACATTTTCAAGGACCTGGTCCAGATCGGGGATATCGTCCTGGAAAATTATGCCCCAGGAGTGATGAAGCGCTTGGGGATCGATTACCCGGCCCTGCGGGAGATTAACCCCCGGATTATCATGGCCAGCATAAGCGGTTTCGGCCAGACAGGACCGTATTCCGAACGTATCGCTTTCGATGTCCTCTCCCAGGCGATGAGCGGGCTGATGTCCATCACGGGATATCCGGATAACCCTCCCACGCGGGTTGGGACTTCCTTGGGAGACGTGAACGCCTCTGTTCACGCGGCCTTTGCCATTATGGCCGCCCTCTGGCATCGGGAGAAGACGGGGGTGGGGCAGTATATCGATGTTTCCATGCAGGAAGCGATGGTGTCCATTCTGGAGGGGGCGATTGTGCGCTGGACGATCGGACGGGAGCTTTTGACTCCCATTGGTTCCATGAATCCCCACGAGGCTCCCATGGGCGCTTTCCGGTGCAAGGACGGATACATAATCATTGCCACCGTAGGGGACGAACACTGGCAGCGTTTTTGTAGAGCCATTAATAGGCGGGATTGGGCCGAGGACCCTGGGTACCGCACCAAAAGACAGCGTTGGGAGAAGAAGTACATTCTGCAAGAAGAGATCGAGAAAATTACCACCCAGTACACGGTTAAAGAAGTGGGAGAGATGATGGACCGCGAGCGGGTGGCCAATTCGCCGATTTTGAACATCCAACAGGTGGTTGAGGACCCACATCTGAACGAGCGTGGATATTTTGTGGAGGTGGAACACCCGGTCATCGGCAAAGCCAAAATTCCCGGGATACCTTTCAAACTCTCCGAAACACCTGGAGAGGTCAAGAGCCCTTCCCCGTTGGTTGGGGAGCATAATGAATTCATCCTAGGAAAATACCTGGGTATCAACAGTGCTGAGATCCGCCGACTTAAAGAAGAAGGAGTCATCTGATTACGGATTTTGGAAGACAGAAAGGGAATTAAGCAAAGCCTCAAGGAGGGGATAAAGGGAAGGAGGAGAGCGAGTGGAATTTCTCAGATTTTATCAATTCCGGATCCCCCGGAATATCACCTTTGGGCTGGGGGCGGCGGAAACAGTAGGGGAAAAAGCCAAGGAATATGGGGCGAATAAAGCTTTAATTGTGACCGATCGTGTTTTTGGCCCGGTAGGAATCATAGAAAAAGTCTCCCAGGCTTTATCCCGGACAGGGGTTGAACCGGTCGTTTACGACGGCGTAATCACCGAGCCCACCACCGAACAGGTAGAAGAAGGGTTGGAAGTTTATCAAAAAAATAGCTGCGGGCTGGTGATTGGCCTGGGGGGAGGCAGTTGCATCGATGCGGCCAAAGCCATCTCCGTGGTGGCCACCAACGGAGGCCGCATCCAGGACTACGAAGGGCGGGGAAAAGTAAAGAAGCCCAGGGCGCCTTTGTTCGCCGTCCCGACCACTGCCGGGACCGGGTCGGAAGTGAGCTTGTCTTGTGTGATCACGGACCAACAGCGGAAAGTTAAGTTTATCGTCTACAGCCCGTATATCCTTGCCGATGAAGCCATTGAAGACCCTCTCTTGACTCTTTCCATGCCCCCCAGCATTACGGCCTCTTCGGGGATGGATGCTTTGACCCACGCCAT is part of the Deltaproteobacteria bacterium genome and encodes:
- a CDS encoding iron-containing alcohol dehydrogenase, with product MEFLRFYQFRIPRNITFGLGAAETVGEKAKEYGANKALIVTDRVFGPVGIIEKVSQALSRTGVEPVVYDGVITEPTTEQVEEGLEVYQKNSCGLVIGLGGGSCIDAAKAISVVATNGGRIQDYEGRGKVKKPRAPLFAVPTTAGTGSEVSLSCVITDQQRKVKFIVYSPYILADEAIEDPLLTLSMPPSITASSGMDALTHAIEGYISLREANLGYGSPPLIHYLAIPAIELISQNLRQAWANGKNVEARSNMMLGQLLAGFTFANTGTALAHGMARPLGAYFHVPHGLANAIVLPHVMEFTWVAVPDKFARIARAMGEEVTNLSLFQAAARAVEAVKKLCADIQIPKLRDLGVREEEFQRVVVQMARDGIASGTPQVNPRPVTEKEMVELFQLAF
- a CDS encoding CoA transferase; protein product: MPMKALEGIRVLDLTRIFAGPYCSMLFADMGAEVIKIEPPEGELIRDNPPLVKEGEGGPHDRSRSGYFLTLNRNKYGITLNLKHPKALDIFKDLVQIGDIVLENYAPGVMKRLGIDYPALREINPRIIMASISGFGQTGPYSERIAFDVLSQAMSGLMSITGYPDNPPTRVGTSLGDVNASVHAAFAIMAALWHREKTGVGQYIDVSMQEAMVSILEGAIVRWTIGRELLTPIGSMNPHEAPMGAFRCKDGYIIIATVGDEHWQRFCRAINRRDWAEDPGYRTKRQRWEKKYILQEEIEKITTQYTVKEVGEMMDRERVANSPILNIQQVVEDPHLNERGYFVEVEHPVIGKAKIPGIPFKLSETPGEVKSPSPLVGEHNEFILGKYLGINSAEIRRLKEEGVI